CACACCAGTGTTGAGCAATTCGAGAAAGACTTCGAAGGTTCCGTCGCATTCTGGAAGACGGTGGGCGTCCAATTCGCTGGACCCGGCGGAATGATGGGCGATTGCCAGAAGGACTTGGCGTCGTGGCTGAAGGGTTGCAAGCGTTTTGACGCGGTTGGCGCGAAGATGCGCGAAGCCGGGTTGCATCTCACGTACCACAATCATGCGGGTGAGTTTGAGAAGTTCGAAGGCGATGACCGCTGTAAGCTGGATATTCTCTACGCCGAAACCAAACCCGAGAATGTGCTCGCCGAGCTTGATCTGGCGTGGGTGCGCGTCGGCGGAGCCGATCCGGCTGCGTATATCCGCAAATACAAGAATCGCTGCTTGACCGTTCACGCCAAGGATTTGACGGCGGATTCGACGAAGGGCAAAGTGCAGTTTACGCCCCTTGGAAAGGGTTCGCTGAATTGGGACGACATCTTTGCGGCGGGCAAGGAAGCGGGGATCCAGTGGTACATCTACGAGCAGGATGACACGGGCGGCGACCCATTCGGCTGCGCGAAGACCAGCTTCGAGTTCCTCGCGAGCAAGCTTCTGTAAATACCGCAAGCGATCACGAGCCAATACGGTGGCGGGGCAACTCGCCACCGTTTCTATTTGCAGCGTCAATGCGTTTCGGGCGCGGGCTGGTAAGGTTCGCGATAGTGCCAGAACACTACGAGGGACGAGGGCTTTCCGCGCACGCCCATCTTGTTTCTTACGCGCATTTCCAGGCGATTGATAGCGTTGCGCCATAGCGTCCACGTGAAACTCGATGGACTCTCTTTCCATCCGCCGTCGTCGATATTAACCTCATAGCCCACGAAATTGGGTGTCTGGGTGGTCATGTCTATTTTCACGTCGCCCAAAGTCTCGC
The Candidatus Hydrogenedentota bacterium DNA segment above includes these coding regions:
- a CDS encoding sugar phosphate isomerase/epimerase — translated: MKLTRREALGVMGAAAVTAPFAGKALAAEAKPTKGIALQLYTMRDPAKEDLAGTLKKCREIGFEYVQWSGMPDLPADKIRAELDAAGLKAIACHTSVEQFEKDFEGSVAFWKTVGVQFAGPGGMMGDCQKDLASWLKGCKRFDAVGAKMREAGLHLTYHNHAGEFEKFEGDDRCKLDILYAETKPENVLAELDLAWVRVGGADPAAYIRKYKNRCLTVHAKDLTADSTKGKVQFTPLGKGSLNWDDIFAAGKEAGIQWYIYEQDDTGGDPFGCAKTSFEFLASKLL